The following proteins are co-located in the Macrobrachium rosenbergii isolate ZJJX-2024 chromosome 26, ASM4041242v1, whole genome shotgun sequence genome:
- the LOC136852716 gene encoding cuticle protein AM/CP1114-like isoform X1: protein MAMKVVFVLLFVALAVADKMPLVNPPVVAILKNEQHTPDEFGNHNSDFVAENGIEVHISGSQGESGGANVIGSWSYPLEDGSKAEFKFVADENGYQPESDLLPVAPAFPHPIPQFVLDQIEFARLEDERRAREGLSAEE from the exons ATGGCAATGAAAGTC GTTTTCGTTCTTCTGTTCGTGGCTTTGGCCGTGGCAGACAAGATGCCCCTCGTCAACCCACCTGTGGTGGCCATCTTGAAGAACGAACAGCACACCCCGGACGAGTTCGGAAACCACAACAGCGACTTCGTGGCTGAGAACGGAATTGAAGTCCACATCTCGGGATCCCAGGGAGAAAGCGGAGGCGCCAACGTCATCGGATCATGGAG CTACCCTCTTGAAGATGGAAGCAaggctgaattcaagtttgtagCTGACGAGAACGGGTACCAACCCGAGTCTGACCTCCTGCCAGTGGCCCCAGCATTCCCACACCCGATTCCACAGTTCGTCCTCGACCAGATCGAGTTCGCCCGTCTCGAGGACGAGCGCAGGGCCCGCGAAGGACTGAGTGCTGAGGAATAG
- the LOC136852716 gene encoding cuticle protein AM/CP1114-like isoform X2, producing MPLVNPPVVAILKNEQHTPDEFGNHNSDFVAENGIEVHISGSQGESGGANVIGSWSYPLEDGSKAEFKFVADENGYQPESDLLPVAPAFPHPIPQFVLDQIEFARLEDERRAREGLSAEE from the exons ATGCCCCTCGTCAACCCACCTGTGGTGGCCATCTTGAAGAACGAACAGCACACCCCGGACGAGTTCGGAAACCACAACAGCGACTTCGTGGCTGAGAACGGAATTGAAGTCCACATCTCGGGATCCCAGGGAGAAAGCGGAGGCGCCAACGTCATCGGATCATGGAG CTACCCTCTTGAAGATGGAAGCAaggctgaattcaagtttgtagCTGACGAGAACGGGTACCAACCCGAGTCTGACCTCCTGCCAGTGGCCCCAGCATTCCCACACCCGATTCCACAGTTCGTCCTCGACCAGATCGAGTTCGCCCGTCTCGAGGACGAGCGCAGGGCCCGCGAAGGACTGAGTGCTGAGGAATAG